Within Micromonospora narathiwatensis, the genomic segment TGCGCCGCACCGAGTTCGGGGTGCTCTTCCAGTTCGGCCAGCTCGTCGCCGAGCTGACCGCGGCGGAGAACGTCGCCCTTCCGCTCCTGCTCGCCGGCACGGGGCGGCGAGAGGCGCGGGCGGCGGCGCTGACCTGGCTGGAGCGGCTGGGCGTGGCCGAGGTGGCCGACGTCCGGCCGGGCGAGATGTCCGGCGGGCAGCAGCAGCGCTGCGCCACCGCCCGGGCGTTGGTCACCGAGCCCCGGGTGCTCTTCGCCGACGAGCCGACCGGCGCGCTGGACACGCTCACCGGCGAGCAGGTGCTCACCCAACTGGTCCGGCTCGCCCGTGATCAGCACACCACCGTCGTGCTGATCACCCACGAGCCGCGCATCGCCGCGTACGCCGATCGCGAGGTGACGCTGCGCGACGGGGCGGTGGACCACTCGGGGCTGGGCCTGCACGCGCCGGTGCCGGGCGGCCCCCGGTGAGGCCGGCCGCGATGCTCCGGCTCGCGCTGGCCGGCACCCGCACCGACCTGGCCCGGGTGACGCTGACCGCGCTGAGCGCCGCGCTGGCCGCGCTGGCCGCCCTGGCCGCGCTGACCGTGCTGGCCATCCCGACGCCGCCGGCCACCGCCGACAACGGAAGCCGCTGGTCGCACCAGTACGCCAACCAGCTGCTGGTCGAGCCGGGGCTGCGCGGTGGCACCGCGTTCGCCCTTTTGCTGCTGGCCATCCCGGTGCTGGGGCTGGCCGGGCAGTGCGCCCGGCTCGGCGCCCCGTCCCGGGATCGGCGGCTGGCCGCGTTCCGCCTGGCCGGGGCGACCCCTGGCCAGGTCACCCGGGTCGCCATGGTGGAGACCGGGCTGGCGACCCTGCTCGGCACGCTGGCCGGCCTGGGCCTCTACCTGGCCGGCCACCGGCTGCTGCACCGACCCGACGAGCGCGGTCGGCTGCCGTTGCCCACCGACGTCTACCCGTCGACCGTCGCGGTGGCGGCGCTGGTGTTCGGCCTGCCGGTGGTCGCCGCGCTGGCCACCGCGCTGATGCTCCGCCGGGTGGCGACCACTCCGTTCGGTGTGGTCCGGAAGGTGCGGACCCGGGGTCCCTGGCCCTGGCCCGGCCTGCTGATCGTTGTGGGGCTGGCCGCCTTCGCCGCCTTCCGACCGGTGGGCGTCTGGTATGACCAGCGGCACAGCCAGCCGCCGCTCTGGCTGCTGCCGACGCTGCTGGTCGGCGGCGGGCTGGCTGCCATGATCGGCGTGGTCACCGGCACCGGCTGGATCTCGCACACCGCCGGTCGCCTGCTGCACCGGTACGCCCGGCGACCCGCCGCCCTGCTCGGCGCGCGGCGGCTGATGGCCGATCCGTGGGCGGGCAGCCGGACCTTCGCCGCGCTTCTCGCCGCGCTCATCTTCGGGGCCGGGGCCGCCGGGTACCGCGCCTACTTCACCGCGATGGCGGAACTCGGTGGCCGGACCGGAGCCGAACTGAGCACTTCGGACGACTTCTACCTCGGCACCATGGATCTGATCGACCTGGCGGTGTCGGTGTCGGTGGCGATCGCGGCCGGCGGGCTGCTGGTCGCCCTGGTGGAGGGGATCATTGCCCGCCGCCGCCAGTACGCGGCGCTGGTGGCGACCGGGGTGTCGCGCGGCGCGCTCGGGCGGTCCATCCTCTGGCAGTCGCTCGCGCCGGCGGTGCCCGCGATCGCCGTCGCCCTGGCCGTCGGTCTGCTGCTCGTCCGGGGCGCGCTCGGCGCACCGAGCAGTGGGAGCGTCTCGCGAGAAATCTGTGACGCGGGTGTCACCCTCTGCTCCGACCCGGCGACGGCCGCCAAATACACCCGCACGGAGTGGGTCCCGGAGACAACCGTGGTTCCGGACGTACCGGTGGAGCAGTTGGCGTGGCTCGCGGGCGGCGCCCTGGTCGCGGTGCTGGCCACCGTCGGCGTCGGCCTGCTCTTCCTGCGGTCCAGCACGGCGGTGGAGGAACTGCGGACGACCTGACCTGACGCGGCGGTGGGCTCAATGGCCGCCGAAGAGGCCGGCGGACCAGGAGACCGCCAGACCGATCACCACCGAGCAGCAGCAGACGAGCAGGGCGGCGGCGACCACCGCGAGGATCACCCAGGTCGGCCCGCGCCGGGCCGCCCCGGCCGGCTTCCCCTCCTCGGCCTCGCTCACCCGGGCAGTCTAGGCGCCCTGATGGTGATCTTGGTGAGCGCCGGGGCAGCGGACTGTCGCGACAGCGGGGCAGGATGGGGCGATGGAGCTGATCTCGATCGAGGACGTCCGCGCCGCCGCCGCCGACATCGTCGGAACCGTCGTGCGTACCCCGCTGCTGCCCGTGCCGTGGGACGACGAGCTGTGGGTCAAGCCGGAGAGTCTGCAACCGGTCGGATCGTTCAAGCTGCGCGGGGCGACCCACGCGGTGGCCCGGCTCGACCCGGCCGTCCGGTCCCGGGGCGTGGTGACCCACTCGTCGGGCAACCACGGGCAGGCCCTCGCGTACGCGGCCCAGGCGGCCGGCGTCCCCTGCACGGTGGTTGTCCCCGAGGGGGCGCCGCAGGTCAAGGTGGACCGGATCCGGGCGTTCGGCGCCGAGGTGGTGCTGGTCCCGCCGGCCCGCCGGCTGCCCGAGGCGGAGCGGGTCGCCGCCGAGACCGGGGCCACCCTGGTGCCGCCCTTCGACGACCCGCGGATCATCGCCGGGCAGGGCACCATCGGGCTGGAGATCCTCGCCGACCTGCCCGACCTGGACGTGGTGCTGGTGCCGGTCGGCGGGGGCGGGCTCTCCTCGGGGGTCGCCACCGCGGTGAAGGCACTGCGCCCGTCGGCCGCCGTGATCGGGGTGGAGCCGGCGCTGGCCGCCGACGCCCGGGACTCCCTCGCCGCCGGCGAGGTGGTGGTCTGGGACGTCGAGCGGACCTACCGGACCAGCGCGGACGGACTGCGGACCAACCTGTCCGCGCTGACCCTGGCCCACCTGCGGGAACGTCTCGACGGCATCGTCACGGTCACCGAGGAGGAGATCACGGCGGCGATGGGTCGGCTGGCCCGCGAGGCCCGGCTGGTGGTCGAGCCGAGCGGTGCCGTGGCGGTCGCGGCCCACCTGTTCCACCGGGACGAGCTGCCGTCGGGGCGTACCGCCGCGGTGGTCACCGGCGGCAACGTCGATCCGGCACGGCTCGCGTCGGTGCTCGCCGGCTGAGCCTCGGGCGGGCCCCCGCGATCCGGCGGGGGCCCGACCCGGTCAGGCGCGGTGCAGGCGGTCGAGGATCCAGGCGTTGATGAACGCCTCCTCGCGCCAGGCGTCGTAGCGACCGCTCGGGCCGCCGTGGCCGGCGCCCATCTCGGTCTTGAGCAGGTAGTCGCCCTGCGGCGCGACGGCCCGCAGCCGGGCGATCCACTTGGCCGGCTCGTGGTAGAGCACCCGGGTGTCGTTCAGGCTGGTCACCGCGAGGATCGCCGGGTAGTCGACCGGGGCCACGTTCTCGTACGGGGTGTACGACTTCACGTACGCGTACACCTCGGGGTCGTCGAGCGGGTTGCCCCACTCCTCCCACTCGGTGACGGTGAGCGGCAGCGACGGGTCGAGGATCGAGGTGAGCGCGTCCACGAAGGGCACCTGCGCGACGATCCCGGTGAACGCGTCCGGGGCGAGGTTGGCCACCGCGCCCATCAGCAGGCCGCCGGCCGACGCGCCCCGGGCAACGAGCCGGTCGCCGGCCGTCCAACCGGCCTTGACCAGGTGCCGGGCGCAGGCCACGAAGTCGGTGAAGGTGTTCCGCTTGGCGAGCAGCTTGCCCTGCTCGTACCAGCGCCGGCCCAGTTCGCCGCCGCCGCGGATGTGCGCGACGGCGAAGACGACGCCCCGGTCGAGCAGGCTGAGTCGGGCGATCGAGAACCAGGGGTCCATGCTCGACTCGTACGAGCCGTAGCCGTAGATGACGCACGGGGCGGAACCGTCGCGCGGGGTGCCCTTCCGGCGGACCAGGGAGATCGGCACCTGGGTGCCGTCGTCGGCGAGCGCCCAGTCCCGGTGCTGCTCGTAGTCGGCCGGGTCGTACGGCCGCCCGTCCGGCCCCGGGCGGACCGGTTTCTGCTTGCGTAGCACCATCTGCCGGTTGACCAGGTCGTAGTCGTAGATCGAGTCCGGGGTGACCAGCGACGTGTAGCGCAGCCGCACCTCGTTGGTGCGGTACTCCGGGTTGGCGTCCAATCCGACGCTGTAGATCGGCTCGGGGAAGTCGATGTCGTACGGGTCGCCGCCGCCGACGGGCAGCACCCGCAGCCCGGTCAGCCCGTTGCTGCGCAGCGAGACGACCAGGTGGTTCTCGAACGCGTCGACCGCCTCCAGCCGGGTGCCCGGCGAGTGCTCGATCAGCGGCGTCCAGTCGCCGGGCGTGTCCGCCGAGGTGAAGGCCAGCGCGAAGTCCTCCGCGCCGTCGTTGTGCAGGATCAGGAACCGGTGTCCGTGGTGCTCCACCGAGTATTCGACGCCCTGCCGGCGCGGGGCGACGATCGCCGGTTCGCCGGTGGGGTTGGCGGCCGGGATGACCCGTACCTCGCTGGTGATCTTGCTGTGGATGTCGATGACCACGAACCGCTCGGAGCGGGTCAGCTCGACGCCCACCCAGAACCGCTCGTCGTCCTCCTGGTGGACCACCACGTCCTCGCTCGACGGGGTGCCGACCGCGTGCCGCCAGACCCGGTTCGGCCGCCAGGCGTCGTCCACGGTGACGTAGAAGAGCGCCGAGGCGTCGGTGGACCAGGCGGTGCCGTAGAAGGTGTCCGAGATCTCGTCGGGCAGCACCTCGCCGGTGTTCAGGTCCTTGACCCGCAGGGTGAACCGCTCGTCGCCGGTGAAGTCCGTCGAGTAGGCCAGCCAGCGCCCGTCCGGGCTGACGTCGAACGCGCCGAGGGCGAAGAAGTCGTGCCCCTCGGCGAGCAGGTTGCCGTCGAGCAGCACCTCCTCGCCGTCCAGCGGGGCGCCGTCGGCGCTGATCGGGGGCGCGGTCTCGCCGTCCCGGACGGCCCGGCGGCACTGCACGCCGTACTGCTGGCCCTCGACCGTGCGGGTGTAGTACCAGTAGCCGTCCTTGCGGGTGGGCACCGACAGGTCGGTCTCCTGGGTGCGCCGGCGGGTCTCCTCGAACAGCTCGGCGCGCAGCCCCTCCAGGTGCGCGGTGCGCGTCTCGGCGTACGCGTTCTCCGCGGTCAGGTGGGCGATCGTCGCGGGGTCGTCCTTGGCGGCGAGCCAGGCGTACTCGTCGACGACGGTGTCGCCGTGGTGGGTGCGCTCGGTCGGGACGCGCTTGGCGACGGGTACGGGTGTGGTGGTCACGGCGTCACGTTACCGGCCGGGCACGCGCCGCCGGGCGGGCGTGCCGCGGGATTCACCGAACCACCGCCGGACGCTTTCGAACATGTGTACGATGACCGCCATGGCGGCTGCAGCGAGTTCCACCGATCGACCCGGAGCCCTGGAGATCACCCGGCGACTGGCGGGGATCTGCGGCTCGCCGTTCGCCCGGTTCGCCGGGCCGGCCGACGAGGTGGCCGGGCGGACGGCCCGCTGGGTGGCGGTGCCGGGCGGCCCGCGCGCCGCCGCCGAGGTGCTGCGGCTCGCCGCCGCGCACGACCTCACGGTGGTGCCGCGCGGCGCCGGCACGAAGATCGACTGGGGGGCCGCCCCGGCGCAGGTCGACATCATGCTCGACACCGGCCGGCTCGCCGGGGTCTGGCACGAGCCGCAGGGCTCCCCGGTGGCCGAGATCGGCGCCGGCACCCCACTGCGGGCGGTGCAGGCGAGCCTGGGCCGCACCGGCCAGCGCCTCCCGGTCGACGCGCCGTCTCCCGGGGCGACCCTGGGCGGGGTGCTCGCCGCCGACGAGGCCGGCCCGCTCCGGCACCGGCACGGCACACCGTGCGCCCAACTCGTCGGGGTGCGCTACCTGGACGCCGAGGGTGAGCTGGTCAGCATCGGTGAGTCCGGCACCGCGCAGCTCGGCCGGGCGGCACCGGCGGGCGGGGGCGCGGCGGCGCTCTTCGGCCGGGCCGACCTGCCCGGGCTCGACGTCGCCCGGCTGCTCTGCGGCTCGCAGGGCGGCCTGGGGGTGCTCGTCTCGGCGACCATGCGGGTGCAGGCCGTGCCGGCCAGCCGGGTCTGGGTGTCCCGCCCGGTCTGGACCCCGTTGGAGGTCCACGACCTGGTCCGGGCCGTGCTCGCCGCCGGGCTCCAGCCGGCCGCCGTCGAGCTGGACCTGCCGGTGCCGGTGCCGTTGCCGCGCCGGCGGGTGCATCCGTCGCACCCGTCCGTGTTCCACCGGCCCGAGCATCCCGCGGTGACCGGGCGGTCCACCCGGCCGGCCGCGGCGGGCAGCCTGGTGGTGCTGCTGGAGGGCGGCCCGGCCGACGTCGCCGAGCGGGCCGAGCGGCTGGCGGCCCTGCTCGGCCCGGAGGCCACCGTCGGGCACGCGGCGCCGGAGTGGTGGGGGCGGTACCCGTTCGGCCCGGGCGACACCGCGTTGCGGATCGAGGTCCCGATCAACGACCTGCATGCGGCGGTCTACGCGCTGCGCGACGCCGCCGGCGCCCCGGTGCCGGTGCGCGGCTCGGCCGGCGTCGGGACGGTGCACGCGGCGCTGCCCGCCGCCCTGCCCGCCGACCGGGTGGCCTCGATCCTCGCCGCCGTCCGTGGGGTGCTGCTCGCCAGGCGCGGCCGCTGCGTGGTGGTGGCCGCCCCCACCCCGGTCCGCCGGGCCGTCGACCTCTGGGGCGAGCTGCCCACCCTGCCCGGCCTCCGGGCGGCGAAGGCCCACCTGGACCCGCACCAACGCCTGGCCCCCGGCCGCCTTCCCGGCGGCCTGTGACGGCCTTCCCGCCGGCCCGTGGCCGGCGGGCGTCACCACCAGGTCGGGCCGGCGGGCGTCACAGCAGGTCGTTGCGGAGGACCAGGATGGCGATGTCGTCGCGGGGGGCCTCCACCGAGAAGCCGATCGCCGTGGCGCGCAGCCGGGCGGCCACCACGTCCGCCGAGTAGCCGGCCAGCGGGGCCGCCGACCCGCGCAGCCGTTCGGTGCCGAAGAGTTCCCGGCCCCGCCGCCGCTCGGTCACCCCGTCGGTATAGAAGATCAGCGCGTCGCCCGGGTCGAGCGGGAAATCGGCCGTCGGGGTGGCGATCGAGTCGAGCAGCCCGAGCGCCGTACCGCCCGTGCCGACGAAGGCGGCTCCACCGCCGCCGTGCAGCAGCACCGGGCGGTCGTGCCCGGCCAGGTGCAGGGACACGTCGAGCTGGTCCCCGTCGCCCGGGCCGACCGCCGCCAGCGCCAGCGTGCAGTACCGGCCGCTGCCCCGCTCGACCAGCGTCTCGTTGAGCCGGACCAGCACCTCCGGCAGCGGCTTGCCGTCGCCGGCCAGCACCCGGATCACGTCCCGGACCAGCCCGGTCACCGCCGCCGCCTGCACCCCCTTGCCCGAGACGTCGCCGATCACCACCAGCCAGCGGCCGTCCGGCAGCGGCACCACGTCGTAGAAATCGCCGCCGACCTCGGCGTCGCCGCCGGTCGGGACGTACTCGGCGGCGAAGCCGATGCCCTCGACCACCGGGAGCACCGGCGGCAGCAGGGACTGCTGGAGCGTGTGAGCGACCCGCCGGCGCTCGGCGTGGATGCGGGCGTTCTCGATGGCGAGCGCGGCCCGCCGGGCCACGTCCTCCAGCACCGAGACCTCGTCCGGATCGTGCCGGTGCCCCTGGTGGCGGCCGACGGCCAGGGTGCCGAGCCGCTGCCCGCGGGCGATCAGCGGTACGGCGAACCCCTCCATCGGCCCGCTCAGCGGCACCTGCGCCGCGCTCCGCGACGCCTCGCGCAGCCGGGCCTGGATCGAGTCCGGCCCGGTCTCCTGGAGCACCCGGTGCAGCTGCGGCAGCACCGACTCGTCGGCGTGGCTGGACGCGGCGAGCCGCAGCCGGCCCCACTCGTCGGTGGTGTGCACCGCGCACCACTGGCCGAGCCGAGGCACCACCAGCTGCGGGATCAGCGCCATGGTCAGCTCGACGTCCAGGGACTGGGCGAGCAGCTCGCTCGCCTCGGCTAGAAAGGTCAGCCAGGTCGACCGGCGGATGTCCGCCCGGCGCAGCCGGTCGTTCTCCAGGTGCAGCGAGAGCCGCTCGGCGGCCAGCACCGCCAGCGGCCGGGCGTACGCCGAGGGCGCCGCGTCCAGCTCCAGCTCACCGGCGTACGGCCGGTGCACGGCGAGCGGTACCCGGAGCAGTTCGTTCCCCTCCCGGGGGTGCCGGCCGTACCGGGCGAGCAGCTGGCTGCCCTGGCCGTCGCCCCGGTCCAGCCGGACCACGCCGCCGGCCGCGCCCACCATCTCGGCGAGCCGGCTCAGCAGCCCGGTCGCGAACTCCGGCAGCGGGTCGTCCGCGTACGGGTCGGGGTTGGTCTGCATCAGCTCGCTCATCGCGGCGGCGCTCGGGGTGTCGTCCCCCGCCCCATCCGGGTCGGTGGCCGTCGCGGGCCGCTCGGCGGTGGCGGTACGGGCGGGGGGTGCCTCGTCGTGCCGGTCGAGCCGGAACCAGATGCCC encodes:
- a CDS encoding SpoIIE family protein phosphatase; the encoded protein is MSAEAGPARNGGPDEHVRRVRLPADRRTPAAARALVRSVLAEANLDELLDEALLLTTELTTNAVEHARTELDIEVEADSGGLTVTVTDFAAGPVEELMVGVRNVSSDITEVAERGRGLLLVDHFASRWGTTYLPTGKGIWFRLDRHDEAPPARTATAERPATATDPDGAGDDTPSAAAMSELMQTNPDPYADDPLPEFATGLLSRLAEMVGAAGGVVRLDRGDGQGSQLLARYGRHPREGNELLRVPLAVHRPYAGELELDAAPSAYARPLAVLAAERLSLHLENDRLRRADIRRSTWLTFLAEASELLAQSLDVELTMALIPQLVVPRLGQWCAVHTTDEWGRLRLAASSHADESVLPQLHRVLQETGPDSIQARLREASRSAAQVPLSGPMEGFAVPLIARGQRLGTLAVGRHQGHRHDPDEVSVLEDVARRAALAIENARIHAERRRVAHTLQQSLLPPVLPVVEGIGFAAEYVPTGGDAEVGGDFYDVVPLPDGRWLVVIGDVSGKGVQAAAVTGLVRDVIRVLAGDGKPLPEVLVRLNETLVERGSGRYCTLALAAVGPGDGDQLDVSLHLAGHDRPVLLHGGGGAAFVGTGGTALGLLDSIATPTADFPLDPGDALIFYTDGVTERRRGRELFGTERLRGSAAPLAGYSADVVAARLRATAIGFSVEAPRDDIAILVLRNDLL
- a CDS encoding FAD-binding oxidoreductase; this translates as MAAAASSTDRPGALEITRRLAGICGSPFARFAGPADEVAGRTARWVAVPGGPRAAAEVLRLAAAHDLTVVPRGAGTKIDWGAAPAQVDIMLDTGRLAGVWHEPQGSPVAEIGAGTPLRAVQASLGRTGQRLPVDAPSPGATLGGVLAADEAGPLRHRHGTPCAQLVGVRYLDAEGELVSIGESGTAQLGRAAPAGGGAAALFGRADLPGLDVARLLCGSQGGLGVLVSATMRVQAVPASRVWVSRPVWTPLEVHDLVRAVLAAGLQPAAVELDLPVPVPLPRRRVHPSHPSVFHRPEHPAVTGRSTRPAAAGSLVVLLEGGPADVAERAERLAALLGPEATVGHAAPEWWGRYPFGPGDTALRIEVPINDLHAAVYALRDAAGAPVPVRGSAGVGTVHAALPAALPADRVASILAAVRGVLLARRGRCVVVAAPTPVRRAVDLWGELPTLPGLRAAKAHLDPHQRLAPGRLPGGL
- a CDS encoding S9 family peptidase produces the protein MTTTPVPVAKRVPTERTHHGDTVVDEYAWLAAKDDPATIAHLTAENAYAETRTAHLEGLRAELFEETRRRTQETDLSVPTRKDGYWYYTRTVEGQQYGVQCRRAVRDGETAPPISADGAPLDGEEVLLDGNLLAEGHDFFALGAFDVSPDGRWLAYSTDFTGDERFTLRVKDLNTGEVLPDEISDTFYGTAWSTDASALFYVTVDDAWRPNRVWRHAVGTPSSEDVVVHQEDDERFWVGVELTRSERFVVIDIHSKITSEVRVIPAANPTGEPAIVAPRRQGVEYSVEHHGHRFLILHNDGAEDFALAFTSADTPGDWTPLIEHSPGTRLEAVDAFENHLVVSLRSNGLTGLRVLPVGGGDPYDIDFPEPIYSVGLDANPEYRTNEVRLRYTSLVTPDSIYDYDLVNRQMVLRKQKPVRPGPDGRPYDPADYEQHRDWALADDGTQVPISLVRRKGTPRDGSAPCVIYGYGSYESSMDPWFSIARLSLLDRGVVFAVAHIRGGGELGRRWYEQGKLLAKRNTFTDFVACARHLVKAGWTAGDRLVARGASAGGLLMGAVANLAPDAFTGIVAQVPFVDALTSILDPSLPLTVTEWEEWGNPLDDPEVYAYVKSYTPYENVAPVDYPAILAVTSLNDTRVLYHEPAKWIARLRAVAPQGDYLLKTEMGAGHGGPSGRYDAWREEAFINAWILDRLHRA
- a CDS encoding ABC transporter ATP-binding protein, encoding MTHLEARGMVKAYGRTPALRGVTLDVAEGEIVAVTGPSGCGKSTLLHCLAGILRPDAGQVTWRGERIDTWSEAARSRLRRTEFGVLFQFGQLVAELTAAENVALPLLLAGTGRREARAAALTWLERLGVAEVADVRPGEMSGGQQQRCATARALVTEPRVLFADEPTGALDTLTGEQVLTQLVRLARDQHTTVVLITHEPRIAAYADREVTLRDGAVDHSGLGLHAPVPGGPR
- a CDS encoding FtsX-like permease family protein, whose amino-acid sequence is MLRLALAGTRTDLARVTLTALSAALAALAALAALTVLAIPTPPATADNGSRWSHQYANQLLVEPGLRGGTAFALLLLAIPVLGLAGQCARLGAPSRDRRLAAFRLAGATPGQVTRVAMVETGLATLLGTLAGLGLYLAGHRLLHRPDERGRLPLPTDVYPSTVAVAALVFGLPVVAALATALMLRRVATTPFGVVRKVRTRGPWPWPGLLIVVGLAAFAAFRPVGVWYDQRHSQPPLWLLPTLLVGGGLAAMIGVVTGTGWISHTAGRLLHRYARRPAALLGARRLMADPWAGSRTFAALLAALIFGAGAAGYRAYFTAMAELGGRTGAELSTSDDFYLGTMDLIDLAVSVSVAIAAGGLLVALVEGIIARRRQYAALVATGVSRGALGRSILWQSLAPAVPAIAVALAVGLLLVRGALGAPSSGSVSREICDAGVTLCSDPATAAKYTRTEWVPETTVVPDVPVEQLAWLAGGALVAVLATVGVGLLFLRSSTAVEELRTT
- a CDS encoding threonine ammonia-lyase, coding for MELISIEDVRAAAADIVGTVVRTPLLPVPWDDELWVKPESLQPVGSFKLRGATHAVARLDPAVRSRGVVTHSSGNHGQALAYAAQAAGVPCTVVVPEGAPQVKVDRIRAFGAEVVLVPPARRLPEAERVAAETGATLVPPFDDPRIIAGQGTIGLEILADLPDLDVVLVPVGGGGLSSGVATAVKALRPSAAVIGVEPALAADARDSLAAGEVVVWDVERTYRTSADGLRTNLSALTLAHLRERLDGIVTVTEEEITAAMGRLAREARLVVEPSGAVAVAAHLFHRDELPSGRTAAVVTGGNVDPARLASVLAG